The Desulfovibrio sp. sequence CAAGGCCGGCAAGGAATTCATATTTGCCATGACAATGGGCTTGTATTGGCCGTGAAAAAACGAGAATGCTTAAGGAAGGACCGGGCTTGGCCATTTTACGATGAAGCCCGGCTAACTCATCTCATGGTGGAAGGTGGACGAATGCCAGACAAGATACTCTTCGTCGATGACGACCAGCATGTGTTGGACACCTTTCGGAGAACCCTGTCCAAGTACTACGCGGTAGAGGTTGCTCTGGGCCCGCAAGAGGCTCTGCGGATGATAAAGGAGCAGGGCCCTTTCAAGGTGGTCGTTTCGGATTTCAAGATGCCAGTCATGGATGGCATCGAGCTCCTGACAAGGATAAAGGAGCAAGCTCCCAACACGGTTCGGGTCATGCTGACCGGTTTTGCCGACTTGGACTCTGCGATCGCGGCGGTGAACGAAGGTCATGTCTTTCGGTTTTTGACGAAACCGTGCTCCACGGACACCATGAAGGGGGCCCTGGACGCTGCGTTGGAGCTGCACCGTCTCATAACGGCGGAAAGAGAGCTTTTGAGAGGAACCCTCTGGGGAAGCATCAAAATGCTTACTGAGATTCTGTCTCTTGTGAACCCCGAGGCTTTTGGCCGTTCGGAGCGAATCAAGCGAACCGTGAACGGCCTAGCCAAGGAACTGAACCTTCAGGGCGCTTGGAAATACGAGCTGGCTGCCATGCTTTCGCAAATAGGGTGCGTGAGCGTGCCCGAGGACATCGTGTCCAAAAAGTACTCTGGGCAGCCTTTAAGCCCTGAGGAACAGCAGATTTACGACATGAGTATCAGCGTGGCCGTGAGCCTTTTGGGCAACATCCCTCGCATGGAAGGAATAGGGCAGATAATCGCCTGCCAGTTGCAGGGCGACTGCGATGGGGCCGGCATGTCCATGGGGGGCAAGCTTTTGAGCTTGGCCCAGGCATTTGATGACCTGCTGCAACAGGGACTGGGCAAGGAAGACGCGGCTGCCAAACTCTCCCAGAGCAAAGAGCGCTACGGGGAGGAACTGCTTACTGCACTCGAGCGGGTGCTGCTCCGCCAGGATGGCTACTCCCTGCGCCAAGTACTCCGTGAGGAGCTCGTCCCAGGGATGATCCTGGCAGAGGACCTGCGAACGCACAGGGGCTCTCTCATGCTAGCCAAGGGCCTTGAGCTCTCTGGCTACATGCTGGAGCGGCTGACAAGTCTTGCGAAAATCCATTCGATTCGCGAACCGATCGCCGTGTTGGTAAACGACGGGGAAGGCTAAAAAGTATCCTCGCGACCAAGGAGGGCATTGCGCCGCGGAGTATATCCGCCCTCTAACGCTTCAGGGCTGAGCGGGTTGGGCTTGGTTGACTCGCTTGATGATGTCATCGGTGATGTCCAGGCTGTTTTCAAAAAAGATGAAGGCAGTCCGTTCCTGGATCGTCGAAATTCCCTTTTCCTTGGCATAGGCGACAAGTGCCTTGTTGACCGATTCAATGAGCGGCGCAAAACGTTGGTTTTCCTCAAGGCTTACTTCCTGGCGGAATTTTTGGTCCTCCTCGGTGAATTTCTGGATCTTGTCCTGTAAAAGCGTCGCTTTGGGGCCTTTAACCGCTGATCCTCTCACCTCGTCCTGAAGCTTTCTGATATCCTGTTCCAGAAGTCCCATCTGGATGCGCTGATCCGCGAATTTGTTCTGAATCTCGCCGACGATCTTGGCCCCTGGTTCGCATCTTGTGAGAACATCCCTGTAACTTATGATGGCCATGCGGGGAGCAGGGCTCACATCAGTCTTTGCTTCTGTCTTTGTTTCAGTCTTTGTTTCCGGCTTAGCGTCCTGCGCGGACTCGGCTTGGCAGGCTGTAAGAATGAACACGGCAAGTACCGCCGGAAGAATCGAAAGGAATTTCATTTGGTCTCTCTCCTCAGGAAATAATGACCAGCTTTGCTCAACCAATTCAGGTTAAAATGAATACCTCAGACTTAATGATCCTGCCAGCGCGTTATAATCGTTGCGGAAAAGGTCAGTGCTGATCCTTGCAGAAACAGAGAGCCGTTCGGAATGCTTCACTGTAAGTCCCGCGCTGACCGAGGCCCAGTCCGAAGGAGTGGGGACGGTTTTGGTGGTGAAGTTCGACGTTGCGGAGCCCTGGAAATTCGCAGCTATGTCCCTGCTTGAACTCAGCCACTCATGACCCCAGGTCATGCGGAGCTCGGGAATGAGGGTGCCCCAAGTGAATTCCATCGGGCGTGCCACCTTGGCTCCGATGGAGGTGCGTAGCGAGCAGTCGGAGCGCGAATGCACGGTGAGCCCTAATGAACCCGCACCGCTTTCGTCATATCCGTTTTGGGCTATACGTGCGAAATCCACAGAACCGATTGGGCTCAGGATCCAGCCGTTTAAGTGCCAATCATACCCAGCTCCAATGTTGGCGAAGAGGTTCCACCCGTTCCAGGATGAGGATGCCTTGAGCGAGCCTGTGGGGCTCGAAAGAGTTCTCTTGGCCTGGTAGGAATCCACTCCGCCCCGGACCGAGCCCTCCGCGAACCAATTCTTCCCGGACCAAGTCGCGAAACCGCCGAAGCTTACCGTGTCAGTGCGGCCGTTGCCGCTCGCGGGAGCATTCAGCGTAAGGCTCCGTCCAGTATAACCGCCGAACAGACCTGCAGAGAGATTCTTCGAAAACGAGTAGTCCATCCCGCCGAGCATTCCCCAGGAGTTGAAGCCGTAGCCGGTGCGACCTCCATCCGAACCCTGCCTGCCGGTCATCCCGAAGGGCTGGAGAAAGACTCCCCACCTGTTTGCGGGGTCCAGCGAGGCTGCGAAGGGAGTGCCCTGCTTTAATCCATTGAAGGCCATGAGCCCGGTGGGGGCGACGTCAAAGGGGCTCATAAACGTTTCCTGGGAATCTCCCGTGCGCAGGCTGTGCATCCGGCCTTGAATCGAAGACGTTATCAACCGGCCGTCGTCAAAGCCGGTCTGGGTGAATGCGTCATAGGGTTCAGGGTGCATCTGATTAAGCGAACTGGCTATGACGGCTTGCGGCGAGAGGTCCATGGCCAGGATGTCGTTTGCGAATGTCCCTGAAGCCGAATATGCGCCAC is a genomic window containing:
- a CDS encoding response regulator, whose amino-acid sequence is MPDKILFVDDDQHVLDTFRRTLSKYYAVEVALGPQEALRMIKEQGPFKVVVSDFKMPVMDGIELLTRIKEQAPNTVRVMLTGFADLDSAIAAVNEGHVFRFLTKPCSTDTMKGALDAALELHRLITAERELLRGTLWGSIKMLTEILSLVNPEAFGRSERIKRTVNGLAKELNLQGAWKYELAAMLSQIGCVSVPEDIVSKKYSGQPLSPEEQQIYDMSISVAVSLLGNIPRMEGIGQIIACQLQGDCDGAGMSMGGKLLSLAQAFDDLLQQGLGKEDAAAKLSQSKERYGEELLTALERVLLRQDGYSLRQVLREELVPGMILAEDLRTHRGSLMLAKGLELSGYMLERLTSLAKIHSIREPIAVLVNDGEG
- a CDS encoding OmpH family outer membrane protein; its protein translation is MKFLSILPAVLAVFILTACQAESAQDAKPETKTETKTEAKTDVSPAPRMAIISYRDVLTRCEPGAKIVGEIQNKFADQRIQMGLLEQDIRKLQDEVRGSAVKGPKATLLQDKIQKFTEEDQKFRQEVSLEENQRFAPLIESVNKALVAYAKEKGISTIQERTAFIFFENSLDITDDIIKRVNQAQPAQP
- a CDS encoding autotransporter domain-containing protein; translated protein: MLTKAGGGTLALTGTNTYTGGTSINGGTLSIMNDANLGAVSGAVTFNGGILLTNAALTTSRSLFVSSGGGTLDNGGNAVTLSGQFAGDGAFTFAGTGTTLFSGSGSGYTGQALLASGVLKVLASSAIGGTLTSSVGATVGGYGTLGNFTNNGIVSPGGSIGTLNLAGDYLQASSAVYLNEIDPSGKGDLLNVSGKAQINGGLLIVSAPIAYYPTGASWPTILAAGSQTGAFAAATQDFPSLILRFLPVSTSSGTFTVAYRNPYGAFATNSRAASAGEGLNRGAYSASGTFANDILAMDLSPQAVIASSLNQMHPEPYDAFTQTGFDDGRLITSSIQGRMHSLRTGDSQETFMSPFDVAPTGLMAFNGLKQGTPFAASLDPANRWGVFLQPFGMTGRQGSDGGRTGYGFNSWGMLGGMDYSFSKNLSAGLFGGYTGRSLTLNAPASGNGRTDTVSFGGFATWSGKNWFAEGSVRGGVDSYQAKRTLSSPTGSLKASSSWNGWNLFANIGAGYDWHLNGWILSPIGSVDFARIAQNGYDESGAGSLGLTVHSRSDCSLRTSIGAKVARPMEFTWGTLIPELRMTWGHEWLSSSRDIAANFQGSATSNFTTKTVPTPSDWASVSAGLTVKHSERLSVSARISTDLFRNDYNALAGSLSLRYSF